The Athene noctua chromosome 16, bAthNoc1.hap1.1, whole genome shotgun sequence genomic interval GAGAAGTGTCTAATGAGAACACAGAATaactcctcctgcccctgcccatACCTTAATTATAAAGCTGTGATGGTCTGCAGGAGCCGTTGTCCTTCACCTTGCTTTGTGCTtgcattttgccctcagcttGGAGAAAGCTATGAATGAAATGTGCTGGGCCTTTGTTTGCAGTCTAGTTTAGACACTCAGGGTGCTCAGTGCTGAAGGGAAACTGTTTTTGATGGAAGATAATGGATTTTATTGACTTCCagagaagggggggggtgggggggaagcatgaaataatttcagtgtgttttgatgtttgtttggAGTTTTAGCCAAGATGCTCTGATAGACAATGGAGGGGATGACAAAATGCTGAGGTTGTTGCTGCTCAGAGGGCAGGCTCagggcagcagggctctgcccggcTCCTTGGTGCTGTGCGAAGGGTCTGACATGTGGTATCTTCTCTGGCTGCAGGTACTGGGATGAATTCCACACGTGTGCCCTGACAGTGCTCTGGGAGTGCCAGAAGGAAGCAGCAGCCATCTGGGAGATGCTGAGAAGGGAGTCTCGAAAAATCAAATTTCAAGGCAGCTTGTTCGACCTCTGTAGCCCCAGCACGGCCCAAAGCTTTGCCTGGATCCACATTCCCAATGTTTCCATCCTTGGCATCCCTCTCATTGTCACTTGGCTGAACTTAGAAACTGCAGCTCTGTAAGTATCACAACAAAGGTGGTGGCTGCATGTGTTGTGACATCTGATAATGTTTCCAAACCTTTGAGGAATACACTGTGGGGTGCTCAGCGAACACTTGGCTCCATCCTCTGCCCATGAGACATGGAAGAGCTCAGCAGAACtttctgggttttgttatttCTCTGTAATTTGGAATAACGCCTGTCCTCTTCTACCTCAAGGCATGGGCATAGATCTGGTTGACTGCAGAATTTGGGAACTTGAAGATACAGGGCagagaatttggggaaaaatgatAAATTGATCATGAATGCTGGATTCCTTTGCACTCTTCTATGGCTACTGGAAGGACATCTCCTTTGCTGACTCTTTCCACCAGATCAGCTCTCCACAGATTTTTGATTTGGGCACTGAAAACAAGGGGCAGGGGATGGTATATGTCCTGTCAAAGGCAGAAAGGAGACCTTACTTCCCTGTACtggccttttttctttaatgacatGGTGAAACCCCTGCTGAAGAATAACCACAGGTGCATGACCTCTTGCACACATCTGGATCCTGAGTAACTCCCATGTTATGTGTAAATCCCTTTTCTAAAGAAATAGAGGGCAAAAATATTTAGGGGA includes:
- the LOC141967106 gene encoding neuritin-like, encoding MGQRRGAAVMLLAMGHLAGLLASGTACTDVYQGFSDCVLKLGENMATYEEADGIELQGLPRVCGYWDEFHTCALTVLWECQKEAAAIWEMLRRESRKIKFQGSLFDLCSPSTAQSFAWIHIPNVSILGIPLIVTWLNLETAAL